Proteins from a genomic interval of Insulibacter thermoxylanivorax:
- the walK gene encoding cell wall metabolism sensor histidine kinase WalK, whose translation MRRTSFFHTIQFKVIIIFVLLILFAMQLIGVYFLRTLENSFINNFSESLRNQAAILANYVQPYLAPGNEGQNEQQIYQELDAIINNLNTISGAEIQVIDSTGVVVSASSQLPRSIIGQRNSQTEVTRALQGIRMNEKEIIDSNGIRKKTIAIRVGEGGQVYGAVYMVASMEEQFETINNIIGFFMYGTFFALGMTVLLSIILSNTITKPIKEITKQATEMAEGNFSRSVAVKSSDEIGQLGEAFNYMSKRLREALASNEEEKKRLASILSNMSDGVIATDDAGRVIVMNRRAEQILDLTADEAMGKPISEVLGVTLEETLEYTLGQDVSVLLHREKRDEEIVNVRVNFTAIRRDEEVTGIIAVLHDVTEEEKMENSRREFVANVSHELRTPLTTIKSYLEALEDGALEDPELARRFIGVTRTESERMIRLVNDLLHLSRFDSHQATMFKEPVEIQEMLEEVIDRFSFQLQQRDIRINLNIEPGMPLVSCDPDQIDQVLDNLISNAIKFSYEGGLIEVTARQLDQEFVQISVKDSGIGIPQRHLERIFERFYRVDKARSRNMGGTGLGLSIAREIVKAHGGTIHLDSEMNKGTTVVFTLPLHREEGAAV comes from the coding sequence ATGCGCAGGACGAGTTTTTTTCATACCATTCAATTTAAAGTCATCATCATCTTCGTGCTGTTGATCCTGTTCGCGATGCAGCTGATCGGAGTCTATTTCTTGCGCACACTGGAAAATTCTTTCATAAACAATTTCTCTGAATCCCTGCGCAACCAGGCTGCGATCCTTGCGAACTATGTACAGCCCTATCTGGCTCCCGGCAACGAGGGACAGAACGAACAGCAGATCTATCAGGAACTGGACGCGATTATTAACAATTTGAACACGATCAGCGGTGCGGAGATTCAGGTGATCGATTCCACAGGGGTTGTGGTCAGCGCTTCCTCCCAGCTGCCGCGCTCGATTATCGGGCAGCGCAATTCGCAGACGGAAGTGACGAGGGCGCTGCAAGGCATCCGCATGAATGAGAAGGAGATCATCGACTCGAACGGGATCAGGAAGAAGACGATCGCCATACGCGTCGGTGAAGGCGGACAGGTCTATGGGGCTGTCTACATGGTGGCATCGATGGAGGAACAGTTTGAGACGATTAATAATATCATCGGTTTCTTCATGTACGGGACGTTCTTCGCCTTGGGAATGACGGTGCTGCTCAGCATCATCCTGTCCAACACGATCACCAAGCCGATCAAGGAGATCACGAAGCAGGCGACGGAGATGGCCGAGGGGAACTTCAGCCGCAGCGTTGCTGTGAAGAGCAGCGATGAGATCGGTCAACTGGGCGAAGCTTTTAACTATATGAGCAAGCGCCTGCGAGAAGCGCTGGCCTCGAATGAAGAGGAGAAGAAGCGCCTGGCTTCGATCCTCTCCAATATGAGCGATGGTGTGATCGCTACGGATGATGCGGGCCGCGTGATCGTAATGAATCGGCGGGCGGAACAGATCCTCGATCTGACGGCGGATGAAGCGATGGGCAAGCCGATCAGTGAAGTGCTGGGGGTCACACTGGAAGAAACATTGGAATACACCTTGGGGCAGGATGTCAGCGTCTTACTGCACAGGGAGAAACGCGATGAAGAGATCGTAAATGTGCGCGTGAACTTCACAGCGATCCGCCGGGATGAAGAGGTTACGGGGATCATCGCTGTGCTGCACGATGTCACCGAGGAGGAGAAGATGGAGAACTCCCGCCGCGAATTCGTCGCGAATGTATCCCATGAACTTCGCACGCCGCTTACCACGATTAAGAGTTATCTGGAAGCTCTGGAGGACGGGGCGCTGGAAGATCCGGAACTTGCGAGACGGTTCATCGGTGTGACGCGCACCGAGTCCGAGCGGATGATCCGGTTAGTGAATGACCTCTTGCATCTGTCGAGATTTGATTCCCATCAGGCGACGATGTTCAAAGAACCTGTCGAGATCCAAGAGATGTTGGAGGAGGTCATCGATCGCTTCTCCTTCCAACTGCAGCAGCGGGATATTCGAATCAACCTGAATATCGAACCGGGTATGCCATTAGTATCCTGCGATCCGGATCAGATCGATCAGGTGTTGGACAACTTGATCTCCAATGCGATCAAGTTCTCCTATGAAGGAGGTCTGATCGAGGTGACCGCTCGTCAATTGGATCAAGAGTTTGTCCAAATATCGGTGAAAGACTCGGGAATTGGGATCCCGCAGCGGCATCTGGAGCGGATCTTCGAGCGTTTCTACCGGGTGGACAAAGCCCGTTCACGCAACATGGGCGGAACGGGACTTGGATTGTCTATTGCCCGGGAAATAGTCAAAGCCCATGGCGGAACGATCCATCTGGATTCAGAGATGAATAAGGGAACAACAGTGGTCTTCACCCTGCCTCTGCATCGAGAGGAGGGAGCAGCGGTATGA
- a CDS encoding YycH family regulatory protein, which yields MKERFKSCLLFVLVVTSLIQTYLLAYSKPYYELVDEAEYIQPELIGTRVEAADLIYPNDIVLHLGEGEHVVLYPQNVFYEEIFNKVRMRSVGGFRQIERRSVDWASLRDQHHGVEIRFHGQIPAPILENIMQIDGVFPNSEESFDKIWIATNETGEEVRTFFFNTRDGVIYEVTRADLTSKDVEQFVGFGEQYQPKYTALPVGSSGRALYVPLSDLEMVRFKMQIDTFTPEQLQNNLFVNPGITRKLMERDGTEIYTDGKRGLQIDHDRRWMSYSDPIAPINMATDLPNHLLSAVQFVNQHGGWNGTFRIETYAGATDQEYIFRQYYGQYPIIGLYPQSFGVIRVVMNGGIANLYERSLVSIVHSGAEREEAHLPGGDLLLELLRNHSNMILMDRIYPAYQPVVHDDHIVLTPVWIAEFVNGTKEILF from the coding sequence ATGAAGGAACGGTTTAAGTCATGTCTGCTCTTCGTGCTGGTCGTCACAAGTTTGATCCAAACCTATCTGCTCGCTTACAGCAAGCCGTATTATGAACTTGTGGATGAAGCGGAATATATTCAGCCGGAATTGATCGGGACGCGCGTCGAAGCAGCGGATCTGATCTATCCGAATGATATCGTGCTCCACCTCGGAGAGGGAGAACATGTCGTCTTGTATCCGCAGAATGTGTTCTATGAGGAAATTTTCAATAAAGTCCGCATGAGGAGCGTGGGCGGATTCCGGCAGATCGAGCGGCGATCCGTTGACTGGGCGTCCCTTAGGGATCAGCATCACGGAGTGGAGATTCGCTTCCATGGGCAGATCCCGGCGCCGATCCTGGAGAACATCATGCAGATCGACGGGGTGTTCCCAAACAGTGAGGAATCCTTCGACAAGATCTGGATCGCAACGAATGAGACTGGGGAAGAGGTGCGCACCTTCTTCTTCAATACCAGAGACGGTGTGATCTATGAAGTGACAAGAGCGGACCTGACGAGCAAGGACGTGGAGCAATTCGTCGGCTTCGGCGAACAGTATCAGCCGAAGTACACGGCTCTGCCCGTTGGCAGCAGCGGCCGGGCGCTGTATGTGCCGCTCAGCGATCTTGAGATGGTGCGGTTTAAAATGCAGATTGACACCTTTACTCCGGAACAGCTGCAGAACAACCTGTTCGTCAATCCGGGAATCACGAGAAAGCTGATGGAGCGGGACGGCACGGAGATCTACACCGACGGCAAACGGGGGCTGCAGATCGACCATGATCGGAGATGGATGAGTTATTCCGATCCGATCGCCCCGATCAATATGGCGACGGATCTGCCGAATCATCTGCTCTCCGCCGTGCAGTTTGTGAATCAACACGGCGGATGGAACGGCACCTTCCGCATCGAGACCTATGCGGGGGCGACGGATCAGGAATATATCTTCCGCCAATATTACGGTCAATATCCGATCATCGGTCTCTATCCGCAGTCCTTCGGTGTGATCCGTGTTGTGATGAACGGCGGGATCGCCAATCTCTATGAGCGCAGCCTGGTTTCGATCGTGCATTCAGGAGCGGAGCGGGAAGAAGCCCATCTTCCGGGAGGCGATCTGCTGCTGGAGTTGTTGCGCAATCATTCGAACATGATCCTGATGGACAGGATCTATCCTGCTTACCAACCCGTTGTCCACGATGATCATATCGTGTTGACGCCGGTTTGGATCGCCGAATTCGTCAATGGGACGAAAGAGATTCTATTCTAA
- the yycI gene encoding two-component system regulatory protein YycI — translation MEWGRAKSILILAFLMLNLVLGYQLWDSKLKFSNERNEIELIADEVLSIAAGKNITVDARVPRETPRMNEITVTFGEEGIIGRQGLFDPPVPYHALMTEGELWDQIRVHIPNLDHYQIDPHTSGSGSIILHQLTGGYPMFDVRLELQYENQQIVSYKQHVVNILEGEEATEQKVLSAYLAIGRLVENYLEPGTVITDVRLGYHGQIFNSETQVLAPMWRIMTSDDEMYYVHAINGSVETPSKGIE, via the coding sequence ATGGAGTGGGGACGGGCGAAGTCGATCCTAATCTTAGCGTTTCTCATGTTGAATCTGGTACTTGGATACCAATTATGGGACAGCAAGCTAAAGTTTTCTAATGAAAGAAACGAAATCGAATTGATCGCCGATGAAGTGCTGTCGATCGCCGCCGGCAAGAATATCACAGTAGACGCTAGAGTGCCTCGTGAGACGCCGCGGATGAACGAGATTACGGTCACCTTCGGGGAAGAAGGGATCATCGGAAGGCAAGGCCTGTTCGATCCGCCCGTTCCTTATCATGCGCTGATGACAGAGGGTGAGCTGTGGGATCAGATCCGCGTTCATATCCCGAATCTGGATCATTATCAGATCGATCCCCATACCAGCGGTTCAGGCAGCATCATCTTGCATCAGTTGACCGGCGGCTATCCGATGTTCGATGTGAGGCTGGAACTGCAGTATGAGAACCAACAGATCGTGTCTTATAAACAGCATGTCGTGAATATATTAGAAGGCGAAGAGGCGACGGAGCAGAAAGTGCTCTCTGCTTATCTTGCGATCGGCCGTCTGGTAGAGAACTATCTGGAACCAGGCACCGTGATCACCGATGTTCGGCTCGGTTATCACGGACAGATCTTTAACTCAGAGACGCAGGTATTGGCGCCGATGTGGCGTATTATGACTAGTGATGATGAGATGTACTACGTACACGCAATAAACGGTTCAGTAGAGACACCAAGTAAGGGGATAGAGTAG
- a CDS encoding MBL fold metallo-hydrolase translates to MGLRFSVLASGSTGNALLIENREVRLLVDAGLSAKKIDQLLASRERDGSRIDGILVTHEHSDHIKGISVFARKYQIPVYANERTWQELERLLPKSEFIERRVFRTGERLDFGSMTVESFETSHDAAEPVGYRFHSGDQILSLATDTGYVSDKMKALLADSDVLILEANHDVEMLRAGSYPWNVKRRILSDNGHLSNDAAAEALCDMLTGRIRRVYMAHLSRHHNLLDLARLTMSNILQERGFQIGAAGSMNAKGVVLMDTYHDRPTEWDDLLLA, encoded by the coding sequence ATGGGGTTAAGATTCTCAGTGCTGGCCAGCGGTTCAACGGGCAATGCATTATTGATAGAAAATCGCGAGGTCAGGCTGTTAGTCGATGCAGGATTAAGCGCGAAGAAAATCGATCAATTGCTCGCTTCCCGCGAGCGGGACGGATCGCGAATCGACGGCATCTTGGTCACGCATGAACATTCGGATCATATCAAAGGAATCAGTGTATTCGCCAGGAAATATCAGATCCCGGTCTATGCGAATGAGAGGACATGGCAGGAGCTGGAGCGCCTCCTGCCCAAAAGCGAGTTCATCGAACGACGCGTCTTCCGCACAGGGGAGCGCTTGGACTTCGGCTCGATGACCGTTGAATCCTTCGAGACCTCCCATGATGCGGCGGAGCCCGTCGGCTACCGCTTCCACTCCGGGGATCAGATCTTAAGCCTGGCTACCGATACCGGTTATGTCAGCGATAAGATGAAGGCTTTGCTGGCGGATTCCGATGTGCTCATCTTAGAGGCCAACCACGATGTGGAGATGCTCCGCGCCGGCAGCTATCCATGGAATGTGAAGCGGCGGATCCTCAGCGATAATGGCCATCTGTCCAATGATGCTGCGGCGGAAGCGCTGTGCGATATGCTAACCGGCCGCATCCGCCGCGTCTATATGGCGCATCTAAGCCGCCATCATAATCTGTTGGATCTAGCGAGATTGACGATGAGCAATATCCTGCAGGAACGAGGTTTCCAGATAGGCGCTGCGGGTTCCATGAATGCGAAAGGCGTGGTTCTGATGGATACGTATCATGACCGTCCTACCGAGTGGGACGATCTGCTTCTCGCTTAG
- a CDS encoding S1C family serine protease, translating into MGLFQDDFYSTKPSRAAVNRRRRMRIEPLRLPVLLFIIGLALILAQLTLGSAAEDQPVSGEVHLELPSDVDSSAAYDQNGDEDPEPSTGERAVHASQEEDKDVHGHPNHGDSSSADDSVEGIDEISYRSDIARATAQVYDAVVSIVMKSEEETVDWDKIYAIGSGIVFRIEGDTAYIVTNHHVAAAAEDLEIVLADGRKKAAELIGSDAISDLAVLSTDAEGITKTAVFGTSSNLQIGEPAIAIGNPLGLGHAHTITSGIISSTQRSIPVSLSGSGVLDWEMEVLQTDAAINSGNSGGALININGEVIGINTMKIAWFGVEGLGFAIPIDLAAPIIEELVEKGRVSRPYIGIGAVNLRDYTGEDPLDLPEQVKAGAVILSVDGPAKKAGLRKHDVIVRLDDTAVNDMIDVRKYLYNHKGIGEPIKVTLYRNGRERTYEFELGEMPE; encoded by the coding sequence ATGGGTTTGTTCCAGGATGATTTCTATTCTACGAAGCCTTCCAGAGCGGCTGTAAACCGCCGCAGGCGCATGCGGATCGAGCCGCTGCGGTTGCCAGTCCTGCTCTTCATCATCGGTCTGGCCCTGATCCTTGCGCAGTTGACCTTGGGATCAGCAGCGGAGGATCAACCGGTAAGCGGTGAAGTGCATCTGGAGCTGCCAAGTGATGTCGACAGCAGCGCCGCGTACGATCAGAATGGGGATGAAGATCCAGAACCAAGCACAGGAGAGCGCGCGGTGCACGCATCGCAGGAAGAAGATAAGGACGTACACGGGCACCCGAACCATGGGGACAGCAGCTCGGCCGATGATTCGGTTGAGGGAATCGATGAGATCAGCTATCGGAGTGACATCGCGCGGGCGACGGCTCAGGTCTACGATGCCGTTGTCAGCATTGTCATGAAGAGCGAAGAGGAGACCGTGGATTGGGATAAAATCTACGCGATTGGCTCAGGCATTGTCTTCCGTATAGAAGGGGATACTGCCTATATCGTGACCAATCACCATGTAGCCGCTGCGGCGGAGGATCTGGAGATCGTCTTGGCCGATGGGCGGAAGAAGGCTGCGGAGCTGATCGGCAGCGATGCGATCTCTGATCTGGCCGTCTTATCGACGGACGCGGAGGGCATCACGAAGACGGCGGTATTCGGAACTTCTTCGAATCTCCAGATCGGTGAGCCGGCGATTGCCATCGGCAACCCGCTTGGGCTGGGGCATGCGCATACGATCACATCAGGCATCATCAGTTCGACCCAGCGCTCGATTCCGGTATCCCTAAGCGGCAGCGGGGTGCTGGACTGGGAGATGGAAGTGCTGCAGACCGATGCGGCGATCAACAGCGGCAACAGCGGCGGTGCTTTGATCAATATCAACGGCGAAGTGATCGGCATCAATACGATGAAGATCGCTTGGTTCGGGGTAGAAGGCCTGGGCTTCGCGATACCGATTGATCTGGCGGCGCCGATCATCGAGGAGCTGGTCGAGAAGGGACGTGTGAGCCGGCCGTATATCGGGATCGGAGCGGTTAATCTCCGCGATTATACGGGAGAAGATCCGCTCGATCTGCCGGAGCAAGTGAAGGCAGGCGCGGTAATCTTGAGCGTCGATGGCCCGGCGAAGAAGGCGGGTCTGCGCAAGCATGATGTGATCGTACGTCTCGATGATACCGCTGTGAATGATATGATCGATGTGCGCAAGTATCTCTATAATCATAAGGGGATCGGCGAACCGATCAAAGTGACGCTCTATCGGAACGGCCGGGAACGGACGTATGAATTTGAATTAGGCGAGATGCCGGAATAA
- the rlmH gene encoding 23S rRNA (pseudouridine(1915)-N(3))-methyltransferase RlmH encodes MNIQIIAVGRLKEKYLVDGIKEYMKRLGPYAKVTVHEVADEKVPETLSAVQEEQAKEREGERILALIKPDTHVIALAIDGKLWSSEELAEQIESLATYGRSQVAFVIGGSLGLSQAVLQRADQKLSFGRLTYPHQLMRLILAEQIYRAFKIIRGEPYHK; translated from the coding sequence ATGAATATACAGATCATTGCAGTCGGTCGATTAAAGGAGAAGTACTTGGTCGACGGGATAAAAGAATACATGAAGCGGCTTGGTCCCTATGCCAAAGTAACGGTGCATGAAGTCGCCGATGAGAAAGTACCGGAGACGCTGAGCGCCGTACAGGAGGAGCAGGCCAAGGAGCGGGAAGGGGAGCGCATCCTGGCTCTGATCAAACCGGATACGCATGTGATCGCTCTGGCGATTGACGGGAAACTCTGGTCCTCTGAAGAGTTAGCAGAGCAAATCGAAAGCTTGGCCACCTACGGACGCAGCCAAGTCGCTTTCGTCATCGGCGGCAGCCTCGGTTTATCACAGGCAGTGTTGCAGCGCGCTGATCAGAAGCTCAGTTTCGGCCGTCTAACTTACCCTCATCAGCTGATGCGATTGATCCTTGCAGAGCAGATCTACCGGGCATTTAAGATTATCCGGGGAGAACCGTATCATAAATAG
- a CDS encoding IS30 family transposase, whose product MARSNHNTEKRTFKHLTAFDRGKIQALHKQGKTLQEIADEIGCHKSTISRELQRGSVTQRRSDLTERPVYFPDTGQAVYEKNRSRCGAKYKLAEASEFIQFAVEKMQKDHWSPDAVYGYVKAQKLFENTTVCTKTLYRYIDLGLLPVKNIDLPLKVSRNTKIKRVRQHKKVLGTSIEQRPAHIDEREEFGHWEIDTVLGTRAKGAVLLTLTERKTRHEHILKIGQKTATCVKQALQALKQTYGPIFSKVFKTITADNGSEFSELSHALDDTNQQVYYAHPYTSSERGTNERHNGLIRRFIPKGKTIDDIDETLIAYVENWCNTLPRKILGYRSPSEAYQEELKSVV is encoded by the coding sequence ATGGCTCGCTCCAATCATAACACAGAGAAACGAACCTTTAAACACCTTACAGCATTTGATCGTGGTAAAATCCAAGCCCTGCACAAGCAAGGCAAAACACTCCAGGAAATTGCTGATGAAATCGGATGTCATAAGTCAACGATATCACGAGAACTCCAACGTGGCAGCGTCACACAAAGACGATCAGATCTAACCGAACGTCCGGTTTATTTCCCTGACACTGGACAAGCCGTCTATGAGAAGAATCGTTCTCGCTGTGGCGCGAAATACAAGCTCGCAGAGGCCTCTGAATTCATCCAATTCGCTGTGGAGAAGATGCAAAAGGATCATTGGTCTCCTGACGCCGTATACGGCTATGTGAAGGCTCAGAAGCTGTTCGAGAATACCACAGTTTGCACGAAAACACTGTATCGTTATATCGATCTAGGATTGCTTCCTGTGAAGAACATCGACCTCCCTCTGAAGGTGTCCCGAAACACAAAGATAAAACGTGTACGTCAGCACAAGAAGGTTCTCGGAACAAGCATCGAACAGCGTCCAGCCCATATCGATGAGCGTGAGGAATTCGGGCACTGGGAAATCGATACCGTACTAGGTACTCGAGCAAAGGGAGCTGTTCTTCTCACCTTAACAGAGCGAAAGACGCGTCATGAGCATATTCTTAAGATCGGCCAGAAGACAGCAACATGTGTGAAGCAAGCTCTCCAGGCACTTAAGCAAACGTATGGCCCTATATTCTCTAAAGTGTTTAAGACGATCACTGCTGATAACGGCTCCGAATTCAGTGAGTTGAGCCACGCTCTCGACGATACTAATCAACAAGTGTATTACGCTCATCCTTACACTTCAAGCGAGAGGGGGACGAACGAGCGCCACAATGGATTGATCCGTAGATTCATCCCCAAGGGCAAGACCATTGACGACATCGATGAGACACTCATTGCCTATGTGGAGAACTGGTGCAATACGCTCCCCAGAAAAATACTAGGGTATCGCTCCCCAAGCGAAGCTTATCAAGAAGAGTTGAAATCAGTCGTCTAA